TGCCGAGCAGAGACCAAGGTTCCCAGTCCGGCAGCAGAGTCTCAGCACACGACAGAGACAAGTGGAAGACCCAAACCATCAGCGACTGCCACACAGAGGATTTGGGGACAATTCTGGAAAGGCAGCGGGTTCAGCAAAGCGAACGGGAAAAAGAAGCGCGAGGGCTCGGAACCTGACAGGAGCGGTCCGGACGGCAGGGAGATTCAAACCGCTTCGACTGCCGAACAGGTCGAATCCAGACAAAGCGCGCCGCCCGGATCAGCGGCAACGGAACTGGGATCCCCAATGAGTCACCTTTCCTTGGAGGTAGAAGCAGGCCCTGGGGCACAGCCGATGGAGAACCGCGCCGGGACAGAAGAGGTGACGAAGGGCGATTCGAAGCCACCTCAGAAAGACACCCGGCCGCGTCACATTGAGAAATCGAGCAGCGTCAGGGATTTCATCAGGAGGCCGGTCTCTAATATCTTCTTGTATAAAAGCAAGGAGAAGAAAGAGGTGGGAAGGAAAGCCGTCATGGGCGTGGGTCTCTCTACATCCCTCGATCGGCTGTCTGAGAAGGAAACCTGCGCTGCGATCGAAACCTGCGAGTTGGAAAACAACCCAGGGCAGCCACGCAAACGTCTGGGGCTCGTGCACACGAGACGCTGGCACTCCTTTAAGAAGATCGTGGCCCCAAAGACCCGCAAGAAAAGCCTAGATGAGCCGAGAGACGACGAGGGAGACCCCGACCGCCACAAACCCCCCAAGTTTAAAGATTCAGTTTCGAGGGGTGACCCAGAGAACAAGGGGTGCAAGAAAAGGAAAATTAAGAGGTCTTGGACGTACCAGGTCATCCGGAAAGATCACTCGTTCGCGGCCAGCAACAAAACGCCCAGCTGGCCTGAAGACCCAGTGGCGGTCAAGGAAGACCGGACGGAACAGGTAGAAACAGATTGTGATAATCAACTGGCTTTTGATGAAGAAGATGCTGTTGAAGGAGATGGgatgcacagagacacagaaaggAAGGCATCGCCGTCCAAAGAGAATACAAAGTCAAGGGACCAGCAAGCCAGAGAGGTGTGGAAatcttttaagaaactggtgacTCCAAAGTCAAAGAGGACCACAGAGGCTACAGAGACAGAGGAAAGTCACATAACTGAAGGGCAGGTCAGTCCTGATAAATCAAGCAGGCAGCAGGCGGTTCCTAAAAAGGCGCGCTACTCCAGGGCCACGTCTCTGAAAAATATAATCCTTCGCAAGAGCAAGAGTAGAAGTACTGATCTAGAGGAAGCAGCAACCGGTACAGCGCCTATCGGCAACCTTCCTGAACAAGAGAAAAAACAGTCTTGCAAGAAGGAAACGGCCAATGCTAGAGCCGGAGAAATTGAAGTCGACAGCAGTGGCGATCTGTCTGATCCACAAGGAGGTCTCAGCGATGCTGAGAAACATTCGGTGACAGAGCAAGTGAGTGATGCCGGTAAAGAACAGAAGCAAAGTGCAACTGTACAATCCGACATTGCCGACAAGGCACAAGATACGACGGAAAGCAATGCGGATCGTGGTGGAAAACCGGAATCTGATCAGTCTTTGGGATGCAATCTGCCAAACTCTGGCGCAGATTCAAGCCACGAAACAAACAAGGAAACTAAAGTCAATTTTAACGGTGGCGCAATAAAAGAAACACCCCATCCAGAATCGATAAAGGCAGCGGAGAAAGAAACAGCTCAGAATAACACAGGAGGAGCATTAGATCAGTCATTAGACCTGAAGGACAATGGTAATGAAACTGCTGCCGCTGCTGACGATGGCAATGAAAACCTTGCTACTTCTCCAGCTTTGGTTGATCTAGGATTCTCAGAAGACCCAGTAAAGAATGCAGGAAAAGAATTACCACCATGTGAAAGAACTCAAGTTCTTTGTGCAGGATGTCGATGGGGAGAATCAACTCCAGATGAACCGAGTTCTCATCAACAGCCACCACTGAAGCTCCCACAAAGTGTACCTAAAGGGGTCACCGTTAACGTCAAGGAGTCAACGGTGAAGCAGACCCCAGCTGCTCCTCGCTCAATCTCAGAGAAGAGACTCAACGCACCCACTAATCCTCTGGAAGTCAGTCAGAAAGCCGGAGGTGGTTCAAGTGAAGAGATGACCTTGAACTTGGAGGACAATGGGAGATCACCATGCGAAACAGACTCAGTCGGCGCTCCAGCCAAAAACAATGCAGAGAAGATTCCGAGCGCAGAGACAGCAAGAACCGAGGGTATCGGGAGTTCTTCCACAGAGATCTTCCATGAGGTCTGCTCCTCTGATGCGACTGCggaaacaaaagcagaaaagaATTTGCAAGAAGGTGATGGTCTTGACGATGTTCAGGACAGCCCACATCCTTCTGTCGAGAATCTCCGTATCACCACTTCTTCGGAAGCAGAAACTACAGATACGGACGCCTTGGGCTTCCACGGCGCTGGGAGTGGCCCTAATATCGAGACCTCCACTGCAGAGACCCAATGTGGCAGCGGGAGTCCCTCTTCC
The sequence above is drawn from the Polyodon spathula isolate WHYD16114869_AA chromosome 35, ASM1765450v1, whole genome shotgun sequence genome and encodes:
- the LOC121303857 gene encoding A-kinase anchor protein 12-like, whose product is MAAIAQWEDPTGGENTEPPTQDKMADKLPECRAETKVPSPAAESQHTTETSGRPKPSATATQRIWGQFWKGSGFSKANGKKKREGSEPDRSGPDGREIQTASTAEQVESRQSAPPGSAATELGSPMSHLSLEVEAGPGAQPMENRAGTEEVTKGDSKPPQKDTRPRHIEKSSSVRDFIRRPVSNIFLYKSKEKKEVGRKAVMGVGLSTSLDRLSEKETCAAIETCELENNPGQPRKRLGLVHTRRWHSFKKIVAPKTRKKSLDEPRDDEGDPDRHKPPKFKDSVSRGDPENKGCKKRKIKRSWTYQVIRKDHSFAASNKTPSWPEDPVAVKEDRTEQVETDCDNQLAFDEEDAVEGDGMHRDTERKASPSKENTKSRDQQAREVWKSFKKLVTPKSKRTTEATETEESHITEGQVSPDKSSRQQAVPKKARYSRATSLKNIILRKSKSRSTDLEEAATGTAPIGNLPEQEKKQSCKKETANARAGEIEVDSSGDLSDPQGGLSDAEKHSVTEQVSDAGKEQKQSATVQSDIADKAQDTTESNADRGGKPESDQSLGCNLPNSGADSSHETNKETKVNFNGGAIKETPHPESIKAAEKETAQNNTGGALDQSLDLKDNGNETAAAADDGNENLATSPALVDLGFSEDPVKNAGKELPPCERTQVLCAGCRWGESTPDEPSSHQQPPLKLPQSVPKGVTVNVKESTVKQTPAAPRSISEKRLNAPTNPLEVSQKAGGGSSEEMTLNLEDNGRSPCETDSVGAPAKNNAEKIPSAETARTEGIGSSSTEIFHEVCSSDATAETKAEKNLQEGDGLDDVQDSPHPSVENLRITTSSEAETTDTDALGFHGAGSGPNIETSTAETQCGSGSPSSMDNLHINPEEEEMKLFYDAAAAIVRTVVSAATEQISKEQDTLEQDTLDNSFKGSYSNNSKDDDSTGYPGMNLSHCH